From a single Campylobacter concisus genomic region:
- the fliH gene encoding flagellar assembly protein FliH — protein MKSSVITSETSPAHFIENYRFKVLGIGERAADSAPVLIEENNLSEELSEQNFGQNGENFIPQASHQTQTNSQNHFASQAQSPQIQQAGESSFVEELLKKTDELSSNIIKLQMQIENQESEFAKRLEAEISRAKEDGKNEGIAQANAANEARINELEARFSASAAKLDEQYVKFDEFLKKIEEELGQTAIKIAKEVIDKEISTSSNQIAHHLASSLIKELSNVKNIEIRVNPEDSEYIKEQFSKNEHVKISADDAISKGGVVIISDGGNIDATMQTRLEKLKMLVNNE, from the coding sequence ATGAAAAGCAGCGTAATAACCAGTGAAACTTCTCCAGCTCACTTTATAGAAAATTACAGATTTAAAGTACTTGGAATTGGAGAGCGAGCTGCAGATAGTGCTCCTGTATTGATAGAAGAAAATAATCTTAGTGAAGAGTTAAGCGAGCAAAATTTTGGGCAAAATGGTGAAAATTTCATTCCTCAAGCTAGCCACCAAACGCAGACAAACTCACAAAACCACTTTGCTTCTCAGGCTCAAAGTCCACAGATACAGCAAGCAGGCGAGTCAAGCTTTGTCGAAGAATTGCTTAAAAAAACAGATGAGTTAAGTAGCAACATCATCAAACTTCAAATGCAAATAGAAAATCAAGAGAGCGAATTTGCTAAACGCCTTGAGGCTGAAATTTCTCGTGCAAAAGAAGATGGTAAAAATGAGGGTATCGCCCAGGCAAATGCAGCAAATGAAGCAAGGATAAATGAGTTAGAGGCTAGATTTAGCGCTTCAGCTGCAAAGCTAGATGAGCAGTATGTTAAATTTGATGAGTTTTTAAAGAAGATCGAAGAAGAGCTTGGGCAAACTGCTATAAAAATCGCAAAAGAAGTAATCGATAAAGAAATTTCAACCTCTTCAAATCAGATCGCTCATCATCTAGCAAGCTCGCTTATAAAAGAGCTAAGTAATGTCAAAAATATAGAAATTCGCGTAAATCCCGAAGATAGCGAATATATAAAAGAGCAATTTAGCAAGAATGAGCACGTCAAAATAAGCGCCGATGATGCTATAAGCAAAGGTGGTGTGGTTATTATAAGCGATGGTGGCAATATCGATGCGACTATGCAAACAAGGCTAGAAAAACTAAAAATGCTGGTAAATAATGAATAA